The following DNA comes from Anopheles coustani chromosome 2, idAnoCousDA_361_x.2, whole genome shotgun sequence.
TTACATTCCCCGCGACAGGCACACGCGCGAAAGCCGTGGATTTGCATTTGTTCGGTAAGGGCCCGAAAAGCGCACAGCCTTTTCTTCGATTTGCGGTGAAACTGGAATGTGCGCTAATTCGATGGTATCGTCCTTTTCATACAGCTTCTATGACAAACGTGATGCCGAAGACGCACTAGACGCCATGGATGGCCGCATGCTGGACGGCAGGGAGCTCCGCGTACAAATGGCTCGCTATGGACGGCCAACTTCTCCCCAACGCCGCGGAGGTAACCGACATAATGGACGCGAAAGAGGACGCTCACGCGAACGCTACCGTCGCCGTTCGCGGTCCCGCAGCCCCGAGCATCGCCGCCGGTCGTATTCCCGCTCGAAGTCACGAACACCACGATCGCGCTCCGGTAGTAAATCGTCCCGCGGTAAGGATTCTCGTTCCCGCAGTCCCGCCGAGCGCGGACACTATTGAAGCGTTTAAGCGCACATTCATTTTTCAGGTTCGTTTTGCATATTCGCAAAGTTTAGTTCCTACTTTTATCACGTGGCATGCTTCGATAACTAACCGCTTGCTCTGTTTTCCAGCTCGCCCTTGATGCAGAGAAGACTATATTGACGACGAAAGGCTTCCGCTGAAAATAAGGTAAGGATCGGTTTGCGATCTGTAGCTTTGCTCTTTTAATCATTTCAATAAGAATAATTTTGACTCTGGTTTGTCACAACCATTTCGAAATTTGCTGTTAGTTTGTAAAGTAATATTACAAGCTATAACACATCGTCACCCTTTTACATCCGTCACCTTAACACACTTTCTAGTAGAATCGTGACCACACTGAGTAAGTTGCAACATTGCACAGTACGTCCATCCGCGCGGGAAAGTTTACTTTATCACGTAAGACGAAAAGACCCCCAAACAACTCAGTGAGGAGCGAAAAGGGAATAAGTTAAGGAAAGTTTCCCGAGAGTCGTATGTGTTAAAAGAAATTGAACGATGGTGCGATCCGTGCTCGGTATATAGTTTAGACATGACCGGTGCGATTCTTGCGAAAGTTTTCCTTATAACTACTCTCTCCACCCCTTAACAGCATATACAGACTGTTGGTTTCAGTTGCTTTTCGGTTTCTcgagttttgtttgattgtttttggtttaatcaaaaataataACCATTGCGCGTACCATCCGATATGGAAATATGGTAACACACTTGtgtgttgttattttgtttacaaGCTATTCAAAACAGAACACAGTTCTATCATAACCAACCCCAATGCCGGTTCGAATGCATCGCTGGAAGGGGAAGGATATGATAAAAGAGGGACTGCGTGCGCGCATATCCTGTATCTGTTCCGACACAAACCCCTACCGTCCATACTAAATGAATACCTATTTCACTCATATAGGGCAAGTTGcggttttgctgctgctggcctgCAGAGAGAGAGATTTGTCCATCCGGTCACAGACTTCTTTCTCCTTCCCGTGTTCTTCCTCTCTTCTAAATGCTGTCTATATTTTGCGTCACCTTTTGCGATGATGAGAAAGCAGAGTCAATGGAAGAGGGAAAGGCGCGGATATGGTCGCGTCCCGGGTGTGTGGTGGTACAGCTGCGCTTCCGCCGTGCCTATATCATATCATTGTAGCGAGCAGTCATGTGTGGAGGAAGTGTGATGATCGACAGAAGAAGGGAACGAGCTGCGTAGGTGCGTTTGCGGTTTGGCATCCTGCGTCAGCGCGCATTGCACTTGCAGAGGCAGAGGCCGATTCTCGGAGAGGGATATTTTCCTGGAGGGCGGCAAAAACGAGTGCggtgtttgaaaaaataatacgaGCTGTTGGCCGGCCGGTGTATCTCGAAGGCGCTTTCCGACAGGACGCGTACTTCACGGGAGTCTTCTGGAGTACGACGTGCACTAATCGGAATCGTTccgggggagagagagagagaaaagattCAGTAATTCGTCCTCCAGCTTCGAGAGTACGTGTAGCAGCCGTGTGGAAGTAATGTAGGACGAACATATTGGTCAGCGGTTATGCGGTCCTGTTGGCAGAGGAGATGGAGAAATTCTTCGTTTCGGGGGAACTGCACGGCTGTCGCTGCTACTGCACTGCAATGCCGAGAATGTCCGATACGACTCGATTGTTCCAAGTAGTTCCGGTCGACGCGACACTCGACTTTCAGCAGTCGCCGACGCCGACGCCGGATTCCAGACCAAAGTCGTCGAGGGTGGTGTAGAAGAGCCTGCTGAAGAGTACCAGTTTTTGATTTGCCGTCTACTGCACGTACCGGTCTGATGCCTTCCGCTGCGGTTGCATGCTGGTCCGTCCCCGGAATTAAAGTGGGATGGCGGCGGCGGATGCCCACCCTCCTGGTGATGGTTCCCTGTATCGTCCTTGGCGAGATGAAACGTTTCCTCCgtattgtgtgtttttcttctctctctctcactctatttcttttcttccagcTGAAGTTGTAGTGTGTcactttttattattctttcgCCACCGCTCCTCCCTTTGTAACTTTCCATCTCTTCTTATGTTCAGTCccatttttagtttgtttgcttCGTTTATTTTGAAGAACCATATCGCACTGGTGACAATTATACAATCCTtttgcacacatacacacccttaaacatacacacacgcacacagaatACCCTTCACCTAACAGATTAACGATCGTATTATTTACATGTCTGTGCGATCGAGTCTGAAAGCATCGGGATATCGACCTCACTGCCACGGCTGTTTTGGAATGTTTCCTGAGGCTGACGAGGAGAGAGTCCTGTAGAACTGGAAGCTGGGCCTAAAACAGACGGGACGGCTGAATGAAAAGACGATAAAGAATCATTGTACTGTTCGCGTGGAATGGAGAAAGGAGAGAGAGCAGACTTTGCGCCTTCGAGTACCGGAGTTTGCCGTTTGCTGATTCGACCTTATGCGAGCATTTACATTATAGCATCGTCGACGGCACATGGCATTTAGGAGTAGAATGGTTTTTCCATTCAGTGCTCTCAAGGATATACCGGGGAACCAGGGGATCGCGTCAGTAAACGAGAGCAGAAAAGCGTGGTGGGGTTGCACCTGGAACGAGCCGTGTAATGTACGGGGGGAAAAGTAACAGAAATCAAGGGCGTCTCTTACGGATCCGTTCACCCATTTCACCCGTGCATTGTTGCTGTTTGAATTTAGAGACATCGAGCGACACTTGTTGCAGCTACTGGTAGGCTGAACGCAGAACCACTGTTTCCTGTGTGTTCCTGGTGTTTTTGCCTTTTCGAGACGTTCGAGAGCTGTAGCTGGGCCAAGCGGACACTACGAAGGTGAAGTGAAGGCCGTATTGTTTGGGGTTGCGATTGATTTTAATCCCCTGACCCCTGTGAACTTTTATAGGTTGCTTTTCCTCTAACCTTCTTTCCTATATAATTAAATGTCCATCATAGATGTTGCGGCGCGCTGAACTCttcctgtttgtttgtgtctGACCGTCGCCGAAAACTTTGTTAATAAGCAAAGCCTTCATTCGAACTATTTCCAAACAGTGTGCAGTTTTATATTTGCAGATTTTTCCCTACCCATACACCCGACGGCATACCCGAATGAGACGCTTACACAAAAGCcagcaacaaacaacaatcagCAGTACTTGTGAGATCGCTAATGGCGCGGGATTCGTTTTGTCCGCAACCACTTTCCATTGTGCGCTTCGAAAAACGAGTGGCCCACAAATTTTGATCAGATACTAAATATTAGCGAGAGCAGTGAGGTGGAAGGATACAAAGTTTATGAAATGGAAGGCGAATGTAAATGATGTCAAGCTCTAATAGCTCCTGTAGAACcgaagttttttttacttgcgTTAGTTTTCTTTCGAATAAGGAATTGTAGGAACGTGAGAGGGATCGTAAGGATAACATAATTCCATCTACACGTGGAAACAAaggtacacacacgcacgacaGTCCCTTATCGGCGGTATGACCAGTTGGGAAACTGTCATCAAAAGCGGcttgtaaaattttaaaattactaAACGCGAACAGATGAGATACATTATAATATTTAGGCAAACctcaagcagcagcagattAATTTACTACTACAATGCATTTCAAACAATAATTCTTCCTCCTCCTTATGCGGCCATGCTAATGATTCCTTTTGACACGTTAAGAATTCCTCACGTCTGACACTGACCCAAATGGA
Coding sequences within:
- the LOC131266187 gene encoding serine/arginine-rich splicing factor 2 isoform X2, whose amino-acid sequence is MSGYARPPPRIDGMISLKVDNLTYRTTPDDLRRVFERCGEVGDIYIPRDRHTRESRGFAFVRFYDKRDAEDALDAMDGRMLDGRELRVQMARYGRPTSPQRRGGNRHNGRERGRSRERYRRRSRSRSPEHRRRSYSRSKSRTPRSRSGSKSSRARP
- the LOC131266187 gene encoding serine/arginine-rich splicing factor 2 isoform X1, which codes for MSGYARPPPRIDGMISLKVDNLTYRTTPDDLRRVFERCGEVGDIYIPRDRHTRESRGFAFVRFYDKRDAEDALDAMDGRMLDGRELRVQMARYGRPTSPQRRGGNRHNGRERGRSRERYRRRSRSRSPEHRRRSYSRSKSRTPRSRSGSKSSRGKDSRSRSPAERGHY